The Candidatus Omnitrophota bacterium genomic interval TCGAAAGATTAACGCTTTTGAAGGGTTATTTTGACTTGAAATCCCTGTCGTGCTTGCCTTTTTCAGCGGAGCAGACCCTGAAGTAGTTGCATACCGGGCAGCAGATATTCTCTTCTCCCTTTTCCCCGCGATACCATTTGGTTTCACAGGTCCAGTAGACCTGGCATGTTTCGCAGCAGCTCATCTTGGGATTGGGCATAGCTTTGAATCTCCTTCAGAACCTAAAATACATTATATGTATATAATTGTCAATAAAATTCGAAAGTGCAATAAGAATTCGCTTGGATTTTTTCTACCGATGATATATAATCTGCTTCATAATGGACCAGGCCGATAAACGTAAATCCGATCTTTATAAGTGGATCAAGATAGGCGGGCTTCTATCGTTTCTGCCGTTTGTGCTCGTTTCAGGGCCCATGGCGGGTTATTTTTTAGGAAACTATCTGGAAAAAAAATTCAACCTGCCTTTTTATGTATCGATCGCTCTTATAACGATAGGTTTCGCCGCAAGTATAAAAGAGACGATAAAAATAGTCAAAATGGCTTTGCGGACGCAGGAGAAGGCTTAAAATGCATCACGGTGAGATACCAAACCTTGTAACTATTTTAGCGGGACACCTTAAATCGGGCAATATAGCCCAGTATCTTTATCGGTGGGAAAATATAATATTTTCCGTAATAGCGCTTTCTATAATATCCATCGTAGCTTATTTGGCTTACAGAAAAATCAATTTAATGCCATCCAGGCTTCAGGGGGCTTTTGAACTTTTTGTGGCAGGCGTAGATGATTTTGTGTGCGGCATAATAGGCCATAAGGGCAGGCAGTACACGCCATTTATCGGGACGCTCTTTATATACATACTTTTTATGAACCTTCTTAGCTTAGTTCCTTTCATGAAATCTCCCACTACCAGTTGGTCCATAACGCTGGCGCTTGCCGTGGTAGTTTTTTTCTATGTTCAATATGCCGGAATAAAAGAACTGGGATTTTTAGGATATATAGACCATATGTTAGGCAAGCCCAGAGGCATAATGGCGATATCTGTTGTAATGCCGCTTATGATGCTGTTTCTCCATGTGGTATCGGAATTGGTGCGTCCGATAAGCTTATCGCTTCGTCTGCGCAGCAATATATGGGGAGACGACATGCTGCTTTCATTGATGGCGGGTTTCGGGATCAAAGGCATACCGCTGCTTTTATTTAACAGTGTGCTGGCGCTCCTTGCGTCAGTGGTGCAGGCTACAGTTTTTTGCCTTTTGACCACAATATACTTCGCGCTCGTTTTGTCGCACGAAGAAGAAGAGAAAATAGGGCCCCTAACATAGTAATAACAAAGGAGGTGACACATGGATTACAAAGCAGTTCTCGCGATAGGATTACCTATCGGATTGGGTATAGTAGGTTTCGGCTCCGCGATAGCGCTGGGCAAAGCCGTTGCGTCCGCGATGGAAGCTACCGGCAGGCAGCCAGAGGCATCAACGAAGATTTTGATAAACATGGCTACAGGCTGCGCATTTATCGAAGCGCTTACAATTTACGCGCTTGTATTTGTGTTTGGTCTTGCCGGGAAGATTTAATTAAGGGATTCGCTTAATGGAGCTATTAAAACTTTTAGACACCAGCCAAATAATCGCGCAGGCTATCAGTTTTCTCATACTGTTTTTTATATTGCGCGTTATCGTATGGAAACGCTTCCTTAAAGTTCTTGACGACAGGAAGGAAAAAATATCTTCCGAATTCAAGAGCATAGAGGACTCCAAAGATGAGGTTGAGCAGCTTAAATCGGATTACAAGGCTCGAATAGACAATATAGACGAGATAGCGAAGGTCAGGCTCGAGGAGGCGGTGTCGGAAGGTAGGCGCATAGCGGAGGAAATAAGAGAGAACGCCAATGCGGAGGCTCTGCAGATTATCGAAAAGACCGACGAGGCCATAAAGTCGGAGCTTTCCAGGGCCAGAGAAGAGTTTAGGGATGATATAGTGGATATAGCTATAACCGCTGCCGGAAAAGTTATAGAAGAAAAATTGACTGAAAGCGAAGACAAGAAGATAGTCGAAGATTTTTTAAAGAGGCTTGATAGGGCGACATGACCTTAATAAAAAGATATGCCGAAGGCTTTTTGGAATACGCTAAGGAGACTA includes:
- a CDS encoding AtpZ/AtpI family protein; the protein is MDQADKRKSDLYKWIKIGGLLSFLPFVLVSGPMAGYFLGNYLEKKFNLPFYVSIALITIGFAASIKETIKIVKMALRTQEKA
- the atpB gene encoding F0F1 ATP synthase subunit A, which gives rise to MHHGEIPNLVTILAGHLKSGNIAQYLYRWENIIFSVIALSIISIVAYLAYRKINLMPSRLQGAFELFVAGVDDFVCGIIGHKGRQYTPFIGTLFIYILFMNLLSLVPFMKSPTTSWSITLALAVVVFFYVQYAGIKELGFLGYIDHMLGKPRGIMAISVVMPLMMLFLHVVSELVRPISLSLRLRSNIWGDDMLLSLMAGFGIKGIPLLLFNSVLALLASVVQATVFCLLTTIYFALVLSHEEEEKIGPLT
- a CDS encoding ATP synthase F0 subunit C; this translates as MDYKAVLAIGLPIGLGIVGFGSAIALGKAVASAMEATGRQPEASTKILINMATGCAFIEALTIYALVFVFGLAGKI
- the atpF gene encoding F0F1 ATP synthase subunit B; translation: MELLKLLDTSQIIAQAISFLILFFILRVIVWKRFLKVLDDRKEKISSEFKSIEDSKDEVEQLKSDYKARIDNIDEIAKVRLEEAVSEGRRIAEEIRENANAEALQIIEKTDEAIKSELSRAREEFRDDIVDIAITAAGKVIEEKLTESEDKKIVEDFLKRLDRAT